GACTTGGCCTGGTCGGCCAAGAAGGAGGTGACGGCACCGCCGGTGGGGATGAGGTCGATGAGGTCGGTCGCGGCGCCGAGGAACGCCTGGACGTGCGCGTCGGTCTCGGCGGCCTGGGCGGTCAGGCCGAGGGTCATGGAGCGCACGATGAATCCTTGCAGGGCGGCGGACTGGTTCGCGGCGGCCTGCGCCGCGCCGAAGTCGTCGCCCGCGGCCCAGGCGTCCACTCCGGCGGCCATGCGGGCGGCGTTGAAGGCCGCGGTGGCTTCGCCGAGGGTGCTCGCGGCGGCGGGGTCGGTCATCACGTCGCGGAGGACGGTCCGCAGGTGGACGTCGGCGAACACGGCTGAGGGGGGCAGGTCCACGTCCCACACGGCGTTGCTGGGTGGCTCGGCGCTGCTCTGCGCGCGACCGATCGCGACCTGGTTGATGTCGACGACGTACGCGGCGAGCAGGTGTCCGAGGCTGTCCTTGCCGGCGTCGCCGAAGCTCCCGGCGTCGGCCAGGGCGCGGACCGTCGCGGTCGCGACCGCAGCGGCGTCCGCGGCCCGCGGGTGGCCGTAGGTGTGCAGGGCGGTGGCGGCGACGTCGAGCGCGCGGCCGGCGGTGTCGCCGTCGTCGGCGTACCAGGACCGGCGCACGACGTGCTCGACGCGTGCGGTGGTCGCGGGTCCGCCGCCGTCGGGGTTGAAGAACGTGAGGGTGGCCTGCGGGTCGCGCGCGAGCTGCCCGAGCGCGCTGACCAGCGGGTCGTAGCGGGGCTGGTCCTCGGTGCCGAGCCGCCAGTCGAGCACGCCGGGCTGCTCGATCCAGTGGTTCTCGGTCTCGGTGCGTTCGAGCTCGACCAGCCCGGACGCCACGTCGACGAGGAACGTCCCGTCGTAGCGGCCGTGGCCGAGGACCTGGGCCAGCGCCCACCCTTCGCCGGTGTGCCCGGCGGCGGCTTCGACGAGGCCGTCGGCGTAGTCGCGGGGGAAGGCGTCGGTCGCCGAGTACACGCCCAGGCCGCGTCCGAGGGCGGCGACGACGTCGTCCTGCAGGATCCGCAGGTGCTCGACCGTCGAGGTGCCCTCCCGCCAGAGGCCGTCGTCGTCGAACGAGGACCGCGCGTCGCGCTCGTAGGCGGCCAGCAGGTCCTTGAGGACGATCGGCACCTCCAAGGTGCCGCGGGGGCCGAGCGTGTCGAAGAGCCCCTGCATGACCTGCGCGTCCTGGCTGTAGGTGCCCAGCAGCGCCGCGAGCCGGTCGAGCTGCTCGACGTCGCTGCGGTCGACGCGCTGGGAGTACGGGTCCAGTCCGGTCAGGCGTGTCGCGAGCTGCCCGCCGAGCAGCCGGCGGACCTCCTCGATCGAGTCGCCGTTCGGCATCGACAGGGTGACGACGCCGCTCGTCGACCCGTGCAGCGACCGGCCGGCCTCGGCCTGGTCGGCGAGCTCCATGAGATCCACGCGGGCGCGCAGGTCGCCGCGCAGCCGCACGATCGTGTCCAGGTTCCGGTCGAGCTCGAGCGCCGTGCGCGAGGGGGACAGCTGCGCGCGTCGCGTCGCCTGCTCCACCCGGGGCCACCCGCCCCGGGCGCGGCGGGTGAACATCTCGAGCTCGGACAGTGCCTCGCGCAGCACGCCGAGGTCCATCGACGCG
The sequence above is a segment of the Cellulomonas fimi genome. Coding sequences within it:
- a CDS encoding DUF6571 family protein; this encodes MGLASMDLGVLREALSELEMFTRRARGGWPRVEQATRRAQLSPSRTALELDRNLDTIVRLRGDLRARVDLMELADQAEAGRSLHGSTSGVVTLSMPNGDSIEEVRRLLGGQLATRLTGLDPYSQRVDRSDVEQLDRLAALLGTYSQDAQVMQGLFDTLGPRGTLEVPIVLKDLLAAYERDARSSFDDDGLWREGTSTVEHLRILQDDVVAALGRGLGVYSATDAFPRDYADGLVEAAAGHTGEGWALAQVLGHGRYDGTFLVDVASGLVELERTETENHWIEQPGVLDWRLGTEDQPRYDPLVSALGQLARDPQATLTFFNPDGGGPATTARVEHVVRRSWYADDGDTAGRALDVAATALHTYGHPRAADAAAVATATVRALADAGSFGDAGKDSLGHLLAAYVVDINQVAIGRAQSSAEPPSNAVWDVDLPPSAVFADVHLRTVLRDVMTDPAAASTLGEATAAFNAARMAAGVDAWAAGDDFGAAQAAANQSAALQGFIVRSMTLGLTAQAAETDAHVQAFLGAATDLIDLIPTGGAVTSFLADQAKSAGIEAVTSSWTENEARVSGARHTVEQVALLDVQMAMVMAMAERGLLPDDAMRDNDDQTYPWFTGGAFDADRASDPEVRDAFVAWMKSGDTGERATAILPDMNAEFASGTRSAQ